In one window of Nicotiana tabacum cultivar K326 chromosome 12, ASM71507v2, whole genome shotgun sequence DNA:
- the LOC107830101 gene encoding uncharacterized protein LOC107830101: protein MYRTLGKHRLIYRARMSNYVKTGLVNQALQVFDEMTQSDCRVFSIDYNRIIGVLIRNSRFDLAECYYHEMKPMGFSLNSLTYSRFICGLCKVKNFDLIHRLLNDMDMVGIVPDFWAYNTYLNLLCSEHLVEIALELFRVMGAKGKEPDVVSYTILISGLCRIGRFDNAVEMWHTMIRKGLIPDNKACKALVFGLCGSGKVDLAYELTLGILRGQVKFNTEIYNVLIHGFCGAGRIDKAQAIKTFMRRNRCEPDLVTYNVFLNYCCKELMLEEAEKLIEKMEGNGLEPDCYSYNQLLKGFCKANRLDKAYKLMTHKMEANGLVDVVSYNTIIRALCKTDCSKRAYNLFEEMEQKGIVPDVVTFTILIEASLKEGNSSVAKALFDQMISMGLFPDRVLYTSIIDNLCKTGKIGMAQSIFHDMVEQGVGADVISYNALINGFCKAFRVNEALRLYEDMQARALDPDEITFKLIIGGLVQEKNFSVACAIWDQMMEKGFTLDRDLSQTLINAINS from the coding sequence ATGTATAGAACTCTTGGTAAGCATCGACTCATATACCGTGCCCGCATGTCAAATTATGTGAAGACCGGGCTAGTGAACCAAGCACTCCAGGTGTTCGACGAAATGACTCAGTCAGACTGCAGAGTTTTCAGCATTGATTACAACAGAATAATTGGCGTTTTGATTCGTAACTCGCGTTTTGATTTAGCAGAATGCTACTATCATGAAATGAAGCCTATGGGGTTTTCCTTAAATTCATTGACATATTCAAGATTCATTTGTGGTTTGTGTAAAGTTAAGAACTTTGATCTTATTCATAGGCTTCTTAATGACATGGATATGGTTGGTATAGTCCCTGATTTTTGGGCTTATAATACGTATTTGAATCTTTTGTGCAGTGAACATTTGGTTGAAATTGCTTTGGAGTTGTTTAGAGTAATGGGAGCGAAAGGGAAAGAGCCTGATGTTGTGAGTTATACCATTCTTATTAGTGGGCTGTGTAGGATTGGACGCTTCGATAATGCTGTTGAAATGTGGCATACAATGATTAGGAAAGGATTAATTCCAGACAATAAGGCTTGTAAAGCTCTTGTTTTCGGCTTGTGTGGGAGTGGTAAGGTTGATTTGGCTTATGAGCTGACTTTGGGTATTCTAAGGGGTCAAGTCAAATTCAACACGGAAATATACAATGTGCTGATACATGGGTTTTGTGGAGCTGGTAGGATTGACAAAGCACAAGCAATTAAAACGTTCATGAGGAGAAACAGGTGTGAACCAGATTTAGTTACTTATAATGTGTTCTTGAATTATTGTTGTAAGGAGCTTATGCTGGAAGAGGCGGAGAAGTTGATAGAGAAGATGGAAGGAAATGGGTTGGAACCTGATTGTTACAGCTATAACCAGCTTCTTAAAGGTTTCTGCAAAGCCAATAGATTGGATAAGGCATATAAGCTAATGACCCACAAGATGGAGGCCAATGGCTTGGTAGATGTTGTATCTTATAATACTATTATTAGAGCGCTCTGCAAGACAGACTGTAGTAAGAGGGCATACAATCTCTTCGAGGAGATGGAGCAAAAAGGAATTGTTCCTGATGTTGTAACTTTTACAATTCTTATAGAAGCTTCTCTAAAGGAAGGCAATTCCAGTGTAGCCAAGGCACTTTTTGATCAGATGATCAGCATGGGCCTTTTTCCAGATCGTGTACTCTACACTTCTATTATTGATAACCTATGCAAGACAGGTAAAATAGGGATGGCTCAGAGCATTTTCCATGATATGGTGGAACAGGGTGTTGGGGCTGATGTTATCTCGTATAATGCACTAATCAACGGATTTTGCAAGGCTTTTAGAGTAAATGAAGCTTTGCGTCTTTATGAAGATATGCAAGCTAGAGCTTTGGATCCAGATGAAATCACCTTCAAATTGATTATTGGAGGCCTCGTACAGGAGAAGAACTTCTCAGTGGCTTGTGCAATTTGGGATCAAATGATGGAGAAGGGTTTTACACTTGACAGAGATTTATCGCAGACTCTAATTAATGCAATCAACTCATAG